From Enhydrobacter sp., the proteins below share one genomic window:
- a CDS encoding LLM class flavin-dependent oxidoreductase has protein sequence MRLGVFVQTPGHHVGGWRHPDAVIDHWPNLKLMQHIAAKAEAARFDMFFLGDGFATGYGEHPSTIGKFEPLTLLAALAMTTSRLGLAATGSTTYAEPYHVARAFASLDHLSGGRAAWNVVTTAYAKSSTVFGRPHPPHAERYAMAEEFVTACRLLWDTWEDGAFVADKERGAFVRPGSLHFPGFKGRYFTIEGGLNVPRAPQGHPVLIQAGSSGPGQALAARIADVVFTAQNDLDEALAFRRGLVAELGRFGRAPDSALVMPGVMPVLGRSEAEARELFAGLNRRIDSAQAFTVLSERLGADMSVHPLDGPVPDVPETEHLKSRAALLLQMARRDNLTLRDLYHRVAAARGHLLLVGTPLQAAETLQRWFEAGAADGFNVMPPFFPGQFDAFADGVVPILQERGLFRADYTGRTLRDHLGLARP, from the coding sequence CTCGGCGTGTTCGTGCAGACGCCGGGCCATCATGTCGGCGGTTGGCGGCATCCCGATGCCGTGATCGACCACTGGCCCAACCTGAAACTGATGCAGCACATCGCCGCCAAGGCCGAGGCGGCGAGGTTCGACATGTTCTTCCTGGGCGACGGCTTCGCCACCGGCTACGGCGAGCATCCCTCGACCATCGGCAAGTTCGAGCCGCTGACCCTGCTCGCGGCGCTCGCCATGACGACGTCGCGGCTCGGCCTGGCCGCCACGGGGTCGACGACCTACGCCGAGCCCTACCACGTGGCGCGCGCCTTCGCCTCGCTCGACCATCTCTCGGGCGGCCGCGCGGCCTGGAACGTGGTGACGACCGCCTATGCGAAGTCTTCCACCGTGTTCGGCCGCCCGCACCCGCCGCACGCCGAGCGCTACGCCATGGCGGAGGAATTCGTCACCGCTTGCCGCCTGCTGTGGGACACCTGGGAGGACGGCGCCTTCGTCGCCGACAAGGAACGGGGCGCTTTCGTGCGGCCGGGCAGCCTGCACTTCCCGGGCTTCAAGGGCCGCTACTTCACGATCGAGGGCGGGCTCAACGTGCCGCGCGCCCCGCAGGGCCATCCGGTGCTGATCCAGGCCGGCTCGTCGGGTCCCGGCCAGGCGCTCGCCGCGCGCATCGCCGACGTCGTCTTTACCGCCCAGAACGATCTCGACGAGGCGCTGGCGTTCCGCCGGGGCCTGGTGGCAGAACTCGGCCGGTTCGGCCGGGCGCCCGACAGCGCGCTCGTCATGCCGGGCGTCATGCCGGTGCTCGGCCGCAGCGAGGCCGAGGCGCGCGAGCTCTTCGCCGGGCTCAACCGGCGCATCGACTCGGCACAGGCCTTCACCGTGCTCTCCGAGCGGCTCGGCGCGGACATGTCGGTCCATCCGCTCGACGGGCCGGTGCCCGACGTGCCGGAGACCGAGCATCTCAAGAGCCGCGCGGCATTGCTGCTGCAGATGGCGCGGCGCGACAATCTCACCCTGCGCGACCTCTACCATCGCGTCGCCGCGGCGCGCGGGCACCTGCTGCTGGTCGGCACGCCGCTCCAGGCCGCCGAGACGCTGCAGCGCTGGTTCGAGGCGGGCGCCGCCGACGGCTTCAACGTCATGCCGCCGTTCTTCCCCGGCCAGTTCGACGCCTTCGCCGACGGTGTCGTGCCCATCCTGCAGGAGCGCGGGCTGTTCCGCGCCGACTACACGGGTCGGACCCTGCGCGACCATCTCGGCCTGGCGCGGCCGTGA
- a CDS encoding Gfo/Idh/MocA family oxidoreductase has translation MIRIAILGAGTMGRTHAAAHAALPGVETIGPLPRLALAREFPRLLDDGTIDAVDVCVPTEAHADFVLPALAAGKHVFCETPLAPSADRARAMAEVARRSRRLLQVGLLMRAVAAYRHVKRMAEAGTQGRLVEFATWRRSSYLRPDAPGRKSHYGDVMLELMAFDFDAVNWLMGRPDRLEAAGTDEVEARLGWNDGRSASVAASGLMPLGTPFTSGFRARFESATFEFNCVFEGNGPPRTTFDVPLEDRNPYEVELGHFVDCLRGRADPALLDAERAVEALALADETRLALRESQIRA, from the coding sequence GTGATCCGCATCGCCATCCTCGGCGCCGGCACCATGGGCCGCACGCATGCCGCGGCCCATGCCGCGCTGCCCGGCGTCGAGACGATCGGTCCCCTGCCGCGCCTTGCGCTCGCGAGGGAATTTCCCCGGCTGCTCGACGACGGTACGATCGACGCGGTCGACGTCTGCGTGCCGACCGAGGCGCATGCCGACTTCGTGTTGCCCGCGCTGGCGGCCGGCAAGCACGTCTTCTGCGAGACCCCGCTCGCCCCTTCGGCCGATCGGGCGCGCGCGATGGCGGAGGTCGCGCGTCGCAGTCGGCGCCTGTTGCAGGTCGGCCTGCTGATGCGCGCCGTGGCGGCCTATCGCCACGTCAAGCGAATGGCCGAAGCCGGCACGCAGGGACGGCTTGTCGAGTTCGCGACCTGGCGGCGCAGTTCGTACCTGCGGCCCGATGCGCCCGGCCGGAAGTCGCACTACGGCGACGTCATGCTCGAGTTGATGGCCTTCGACTTCGATGCGGTGAACTGGCTGATGGGCCGGCCCGATCGACTGGAGGCGGCCGGCACGGACGAAGTGGAGGCGCGGCTGGGCTGGAACGACGGTCGCAGCGCCAGCGTGGCGGCCAGCGGCCTGATGCCGCTCGGCACGCCCTTCACTTCGGGCTTCAGGGCGCGCTTCGAAAGCGCGACGTTCGAGTTCAATTGTGTGTTCGAGGGAAACGGTCCTCCGCGCACCACGTTCGACGTGCCGCTCGAGGATCGCAACCCCTACGAGGTCGAGCTCGGCCATTTCGTCGATTGCCTGCGTGGCCGGGCCGACCCTGCATTGCTCGACGCCGAGCGCGCCGTCGAGGCCCTGGCGCTCGCGGACGAGACGCGCCTCGCGCTGCGGGAGAGTCAGATTCGCGCGTGA